Genomic segment of Diachasmimorpha longicaudata isolate KC_UGA_2023 chromosome 14, iyDiaLong2, whole genome shotgun sequence:
AAAGGCGAGGAAGACGGCAAATCACCCAATGACCTGCATGTGGTAGCTACCTAACCAATTTTCAGTTgtcgattattattttttgagcTATTCGCTGGTTGCTGTAGCTTCCTCGAAACATTTCAGTGGTAACACAacagattaatttttctagtgACCAGCATCAACTGACTTTAATCATTTTTGGTGTATCCGGTGTCTTTTGAGAACATGATCTTAAATAATCGATCCtgacaaaattattgaaattataaaaattcgtCTGCTGTACTTCATCACTTCCTGAATGTCTATTTCATCGATATCTATGAAAATCTACTGATTGCGATGGTTTTTTCAGCAGGAGTCAGCCACTGTTTATGGAGGCTGTGAGGGCCCTGACGCCATGTATGTGAAATTGGTAAGCAGTGATGGACATGAATTTATCGTCAAGAGAGAACATGCACTCACCAGCGGCACTATCAAAGCAATGCTCAGTGGCCCTGGCCAATTCGCTGAGAACGAGGCTAACGAAGTCAATTTTAGGGAGATTCCGTGAGTATTTTTTAGGTTAGGAATTGCCAAGAGTGAAATTGATTCTTTGAAAATCTGGAAGAAATTGGAGAAGCCACTTTTTGTTGAAGATTACATTACATCACATTacatcaattattcattgataTCTTTCTTTGGAATCATCAAATTTCAATGAAGCTGAATATTCAGGATTTAccaccataaaaattcttgaattggGAATTTCAAATTGcataatttctgaatttgaatttcagaTCGCACGTGCTCCAGAAGGTGTGCATGTATTTCACCTATAAAGTTCGTTACACCAACAGCAGCACGGAAATCCCAGAGTTCCCAATAGCTCCTGAAATAGCCCTGGAGCTGCTCATGGCTGGGAATTTCCTGGACTGTTAGAAAATTTAAAGAACTCAGCCCGAAGCAACAAAAATGAACGATAATACTGGCAAAACTCGGGTTCGTGATTGAGAAAATATGCAACTATCCAGGAgtccttattttttttttattttttcgcctgtatatatttttctcttcatttcgtTAAGGGGAAACGGACTCTTTTTGTGtccaaaaatattgataacttttttttctcgcacacttattatcttttatttgtgaaattacAATTACGACTACTAC
This window contains:
- the Eloc gene encoding elongin-C isoform X2, whose translation is MSGDINMHPEKPNEFSDENDNKGEEDGKSPNDLHVESATVYGGCEGPDAMYVKLVSSDGHEFIVKREHALTSGTIKAMLSGPGQFAENEANEVNFREIPSHVLQKVCMYFTYKVRYTNSSTEIPEFPIAPEIALELLMAGNFLDC
- the Eloc gene encoding elongin-C isoform X1, with the translated sequence MSGDINMHPEKPNEFSDENDNKGEEDGKSPNDLHVQESATVYGGCEGPDAMYVKLVSSDGHEFIVKREHALTSGTIKAMLSGPGQFAENEANEVNFREIPSHVLQKVCMYFTYKVRYTNSSTEIPEFPIAPEIALELLMAGNFLDC
- the Eloc gene encoding elongin-C isoform X3 translates to MSGDINMHPEKQESATVYGGCEGPDAMYVKLVSSDGHEFIVKREHALTSGTIKAMLSGPGQFAENEANEVNFREIPSHVLQKVCMYFTYKVRYTNSSTEIPEFPIAPEIALELLMAGNFLDC
- the Eloc gene encoding elongin-C isoform X4; translated protein: MSGDINMHPEKESATVYGGCEGPDAMYVKLVSSDGHEFIVKREHALTSGTIKAMLSGPGQFAENEANEVNFREIPSHVLQKVCMYFTYKVRYTNSSTEIPEFPIAPEIALELLMAGNFLDC